From Anaerohalosphaera lusitana, one genomic window encodes:
- a CDS encoding sulfatase, with translation MDRRKFLKISALGVFGVSAGLAGKLAYAAEGRQAKKPNLVYVFPDEMRGSAMGFLGEEPVITPNLDRFAQASLVLPEAVSNYPVCVPYRTIMMTGKYPFGNGVLVNCFCDGRDLPKGQKWWTDVLDEKGYSIGYYGKWHITKPMREYKGHKLKGQEGKWLPPDRRHGIDYWRIHTTNNHLKNRYVSYDRPCVGGVKVREVWTPEFETDCAIDFIRNEAGKYRKEDQPFALVLSYNPPHSPYQVVPQKYVEMYDQDVEQYCGGVASVPGADERWGKYYRRNIRQYYGAITGIDEQFGRILDCLKEQGIEDDTIVVFTSDHGNCLGRHGHVSKNVPEDDSMRVPFIVRWPGKVKAEHDDLLISTGDIYPTLMELMGTADGCPDDLEGQSWAKIFTGGEQERPSSQLYMHVKEPEGDERYGRRGVRTHRYTLNIEKMPGNAVEVLLYDRKSDPYQVRNIAGERYDVVERLIEKELRPWQAKIRDSFVLPDLGFLKEGQVRGPVVEKA, from the coding sequence ATGGATAGGCGGAAATTTTTGAAGATCAGTGCTTTGGGGGTATTTGGTGTTTCGGCTGGGCTGGCTGGTAAATTGGCGTATGCGGCGGAGGGGCGGCAGGCGAAAAAGCCCAACCTGGTGTATGTTTTTCCGGATGAGATGCGAGGTTCGGCGATGGGATTCCTCGGTGAGGAGCCGGTGATAACGCCGAATCTGGACAGGTTTGCGCAGGCGTCACTGGTTTTGCCCGAGGCGGTCAGTAATTATCCGGTCTGCGTGCCGTATCGAACGATCATGATGACGGGTAAGTATCCGTTCGGCAACGGGGTGCTGGTGAACTGTTTCTGTGACGGTCGGGACCTGCCGAAGGGCCAGAAGTGGTGGACGGATGTGCTCGATGAAAAAGGCTATTCGATCGGATACTATGGCAAATGGCACATTACCAAGCCCATGCGGGAGTATAAGGGTCACAAGCTCAAGGGGCAGGAAGGGAAATGGCTGCCTCCGGACAGACGGCACGGGATCGACTACTGGCGGATCCATACAACGAATAATCATCTCAAGAACCGGTATGTGAGTTATGATCGGCCGTGCGTGGGCGGCGTTAAGGTGCGGGAAGTCTGGACGCCTGAGTTCGAGACCGACTGCGCGATAGACTTTATCAGGAACGAGGCAGGTAAATACCGCAAGGAGGATCAGCCTTTCGCGCTGGTGCTTTCGTACAATCCGCCGCACTCGCCATACCAGGTTGTGCCGCAGAAGTACGTTGAAATGTATGATCAAGACGTCGAGCAGTACTGTGGTGGTGTCGCGAGTGTGCCGGGTGCGGATGAGCGGTGGGGCAAGTATTATCGTAGGAACATCAGGCAGTATTACGGGGCGATCACGGGCATCGACGAGCAGTTCGGACGAATACTGGATTGCTTGAAGGAACAGGGGATCGAGGACGATACCATTGTCGTGTTTACGTCGGATCACGGGAACTGTTTGGGCAGACATGGGCATGTTTCGAAGAATGTGCCGGAGGATGATTCGATGCGGGTGCCGTTCATTGTGCGCTGGCCCGGCAAGGTTAAGGCCGAGCATGACGATCTGCTGATCTCGACCGGGGATATTTATCCGACGCTGATGGAGCTGATGGGCACGGCGGATGGGTGTCCTGATGATCTGGAGGGTCAGAGCTGGGCGAAGATATTCACGGGCGGTGAGCAGGAGCGGCCGAGTTCGCAACTGTATATGCATGTCAAGGAGCCTGAGGGCGATGAGCGTTACGGCAGGCGGGGTGTGCGGACGCACCGGTATACGCTGAATATCGAGAAGATGCCGGGCAATGCGGTGGAGGTGCTGCTTTATGACCGTAAGAGTGATCCGTACCAGGTCAGAAATATTGCCGGCGAGCGGTATGATGTGGTCGAGCGGCTGATCGAGAAGGAGCTGCGGCCGTGGCAGGCGAAGATACGCGATTCGTTCGTGCTGCCGGATCTGGGGTTTTTGAAGGAGGGGCAGGTGAGAGGGCCGGTTGTGGAGAAGGCTTAG
- the proB gene encoding glutamate 5-kinase: MRNFENARRVVIKIGTNTLSRGEGIDAEYMAQIAEQVAWLTEQDKQVLLVSSGAIGMGAGRIGHVGPVIDTQMRQACAAIGQPLLMHEYHRAFAERGLTVAQVLLTADVLSERKTFLNLRNAVERLLELGVVPIVNENDSVSTEEIDSAFGDNDTLSALVASKVDADLLIILSDVDALYDGDPRERADAKAIDVVWEITPAIVKAAGGAGTMHSTGGMRTKIKAARVAANAGCKIVLAHGRCEDVVRRIVSGETVGTLFMSKRKLNARTRWILNSKAAGTIHVDRGAMDALRRSKSLLPSGVVSVSGTFAAGAVVMVNEEAKAVTSLSSDELTAVAGKHSSEIREVIGADRRDVVAVPEDVVFLDY, from the coding sequence ATGCGGAATTTTGAGAACGCACGGCGTGTGGTGATAAAGATCGGTACGAACACCCTCAGCAGGGGCGAGGGCATTGATGCTGAATACATGGCGCAGATCGCCGAGCAGGTTGCCTGGCTTACCGAGCAGGACAAGCAGGTACTTCTGGTTTCATCGGGTGCGATAGGCATGGGCGCCGGCCGGATCGGACACGTTGGGCCGGTGATTGACACACAGATGAGACAGGCGTGTGCGGCGATCGGACAGCCGCTGCTGATGCACGAGTATCACAGGGCGTTCGCCGAGCGAGGCCTGACGGTTGCACAGGTGCTGCTAACGGCAGATGTTCTTTCGGAACGCAAGACGTTCCTCAATCTGCGCAATGCTGTGGAACGTCTGCTTGAGCTCGGGGTGGTGCCGATCGTCAACGAGAACGACAGCGTTTCGACGGAAGAGATCGATTCGGCATTCGGCGATAACGATACTCTCAGCGCACTGGTCGCCAGCAAGGTCGATGCGGATCTGCTTATCATCCTGAGCGATGTCGATGCACTGTATGACGGCGATCCGCGCGAGAGAGCGGATGCCAAAGCGATCGACGTGGTGTGGGAAATAACCCCCGCGATCGTCAAGGCTGCAGGCGGAGCTGGGACGATGCATTCCACCGGTGGTATGAGGACCAAGATAAAGGCCGCCAGGGTGGCTGCCAACGCAGGATGCAAGATCGTGCTTGCGCACGGACGGTGCGAGGATGTGGTAAGGCGGATCGTTTCGGGTGAGACGGTTGGGACGCTGTTTATGTCCAAACGCAAGCTCAACGCCCGCACGAGATGGATACTTAACAGCAAAGCAGCAGGAACGATCCACGTGGATAGGGGTGCGATGGATGCGCTGAGGCGGAGCAAGAGTCTGCTGCCAAGCGGGGTTGTATCAGTGTCGGGGACGTTCGCCGCAGGCGCGGTGGTAATGGTCAACGAGGAGGCCAAGGCCGTCACATCGCTTTCGAGCGATGAACTGACAGCGGTTGCGGGCAAGCACAGCAGTGAGATACGCGAGGTGATCGGAGCGGACAGGCGGGATGTGGTAGCGGTGCCGGAGGATGTGGTGTTTTTGGATTATTAG
- a CDS encoding RHS repeat-associated core domain-containing protein, producing MGRVLAQYTDIVGTSDYELDRTFVYGNGINDVLVMFLPEDELDENANDDFLSFVDAWLADPNSADWNASWDSNADSIIDFADFCYYASDFDTPDIVETDYYYLKDALGSVVGLIGGKFGRTEEREFYNYDIYGQPSETSTAGNPYMFAGMRYDAELGTYHTLHRTYSPQQGRWFQHDPIGYADSMNLYEYVASNPMTYIDPKGLNLYAIGGTAESHADGYNTERVYRYYEGDGGPRVGKGRYFYDGVGTKKYKPHWFKPIDIFRKLRTWDENLSNMATGKEATEITNRVKKRICKDYCRDKNMQINIVGWSRGAASALEVADQLNEDGCCCDGTTVKPEVNWLGLFDAVEMTTNSMMAEDIASNVKRADHARRTQKVGAWAKQLIFPRVSGETNSSDTVLTTKDFYWKDGRKTSHNDIGTKRPFLRWMMQRGEKAGLTFDWKHYARDNK from the coding sequence ATGGGCAGGGTTCTCGCTCAGTACACAGACATTGTCGGAACCAGCGATTACGAGCTCGACCGTACATTCGTCTACGGCAACGGCATCAATGACGTGCTTGTGATGTTCCTGCCCGAAGACGAACTCGACGAGAACGCCAATGATGATTTCCTGTCCTTCGTTGACGCCTGGCTTGCCGACCCCAACAGTGCCGACTGGAACGCAAGCTGGGACAGCAACGCCGACAGCATCATCGACTTCGCAGACTTCTGCTATTATGCCTCAGATTTTGACACGCCAGACATCGTGGAAACAGATTACTACTACCTAAAAGACGCTCTGGGCAGCGTTGTGGGGCTTATAGGCGGAAAGTTCGGCAGAACAGAAGAACGAGAGTTCTACAACTACGACATCTACGGTCAGCCGTCCGAAACCAGCACAGCAGGTAATCCCTACATGTTCGCAGGCATGCGGTATGACGCCGAACTGGGCACATACCACACCCTCCACAGAACCTACAGCCCACAACAGGGCAGATGGTTCCAGCATGACCCAATCGGCTACGCTGATAGTATGAATCTGTACGAATACGTGGCCAGCAATCCGATGACTTACATCGACCCAAAAGGGTTGAATCTTTATGCAATTGGCGGAACGGCTGAAAGTCACGCCGATGGTTACAATACTGAAAGAGTTTACAGGTACTATGAAGGAGACGGTGGCCCTCGTGTAGGTAAAGGACGTTATTTTTATGACGGGGTTGGAACCAAAAAATATAAGCCCCACTGGTTCAAGCCCATTGACATTTTCCGTAAATTACGAACTTGGGATGAAAATCTATCAAATATGGCTACAGGTAAGGAAGCGACAGAAATAACAAATCGAGTGAAGAAACGAATTTGTAAGGATTACTGCAGAGATAAGAATATGCAAATCAATATTGTTGGATGGAGCCGAGGTGCAGCTAGTGCTCTTGAAGTTGCTGACCAGTTGAATGAAGATGGATGCTGTTGTGATGGAACAACCGTTAAACCAGAAGTCAATTGGTTGGGGCTTTTTGATGCTGTGGAAATGACGACCAATTCAATGATGGCAGAAGACATAGCAAGTAACGTCAAAAGAGCCGACCATGCGAGAAGAACGCAAAAGGTTGGGGCATGGGCAAAACAGTTAATATTCCCCCGTGTGAGTGGTGAGACCAATTCCTCAGACACAGTGCTTACTACAAAAGATTTTTATTGGAAGGATGGAAGGAAGACCTCCCATAACGACATCGGAACTAAGCGGCCTTTTTTGAGATGGATGATGCAACGAGGAGAAAAAGCAGGATTGACTTTTGATTGGAAACACTATGCTCGTGACAACAAATAG
- a CDS encoding imm11 family protein translates to MKNFYSISHNSFDTRGFPWGEEVLTEIPKRECLRCGGIRFTLEADIDLLLERCKGSKWPDVLGLGMSYFTVSGRVLEDWKREGIGEFPVHRVRIAKPYPKKLEDTAPPNYHWIDGRKMVGAKLDYEASGFVNHKFCDTCGRLLYDDSGTYKKRFQEYCPYVFVPGSWEGADLFTTDYSHLAFFCTEKVLDCARKHQHTNFRFTPIEEGIATNSKGVQYMKRKR, encoded by the coding sequence ATGAAAAATTTTTACTCTATAAGTCATAATTCTTTTGATACTCGCGGTTTCCCGTGGGGTGAAGAGGTACTTACGGAAATACCTAAAAGGGAATGTCTTAGATGTGGCGGTATACGTTTCACCCTGGAAGCCGACATAGATTTGTTACTTGAACGATGCAAAGGCAGTAAATGGCCCGACGTGCTTGGACTTGGGATGTCATATTTTACGGTTTCTGGTAGAGTTCTTGAGGACTGGAAACGCGAAGGAATAGGCGAGTTTCCTGTTCATCGAGTCAGAATAGCCAAGCCTTATCCTAAGAAGCTGGAGGACACTGCTCCTCCGAATTATCATTGGATTGATGGCAGAAAGATGGTTGGGGCAAAGCTCGACTATGAAGCCAGTGGGTTTGTAAATCACAAATTCTGTGACACATGTGGCCGCCTATTGTATGACGACTCAGGAACATATAAAAAGCGTTTTCAAGAGTATTGTCCTTATGTGTTTGTACCTGGCTCATGGGAAGGTGCAGATTTATTCACTACTGACTACAGCCATTTGGCATTCTTCTGCACAGAGAAGGTGCTTGATTGTGCCCGCAAGCATCAACATACAAATTTCCGTTTTACTCCGATAGAAGAGGGTATCGCTACGAATAGTAAGGGTGTGCAATACATGAAACGAAAACGTTAG
- a CDS encoding rhodanese-like domain-containing protein: MRKHSILLCSSLLMLFSCAKCLASWDSVALKSCDFSEVGLSRASVEHTCRNIVETSYTGLDLQSLKKRYPDSKLDCYRLKQGTYFLVWALEFDDRGRDITVWAMVDDGKIAINKQAILGGTCQPYVDGDMLFRKKDTSFYRVFLRYHDALYSGSSGGRSYAWEVDMNNLKVMALCAVSWPEVSSRNWPEAPVLDKDTFHLTIKMPTRRFLYGIWGTDWVDINYVGAGVEAYRKSSIYVEMVIPPNLIMNQSIDQDSLIEKNYSQLVYNNPGFAEIGSEELSYLLENYSKRVKLVDTRLADEYEVSKIQDSVLYKDSEGQELISEGNKVLIFYSDIGYRSSVVVKHLLAHVREKKKGDDINVYNLRGGILAWINSGGSVVDSANEKTNKISVDADYRICLPEGYIFVPTK, from the coding sequence ATGAGAAAGCATTCTATACTATTGTGTTCTTCGCTTTTAATGTTATTTTCTTGTGCAAAATGTTTGGCATCTTGGGATAGCGTCGCTCTAAAAAGCTGTGATTTCAGTGAAGTCGGACTAAGCAGAGCTTCAGTTGAGCACACGTGTCGAAATATCGTAGAGACCAGCTATACCGGTTTGGATTTGCAGTCACTTAAAAAAAGATACCCAGACTCAAAACTTGACTGTTATCGACTTAAGCAGGGAACTTATTTTTTGGTTTGGGCACTGGAATTCGATGACAGAGGGCGAGATATTACTGTCTGGGCGATGGTTGACGACGGCAAAATCGCCATTAACAAACAAGCAATCTTGGGAGGTACATGCCAGCCCTACGTTGACGGTGACATGTTGTTTCGTAAGAAAGATACCAGCTTTTACCGTGTATTTCTGAGGTACCATGACGCTTTGTATTCAGGGTCTTCTGGTGGGCGTTCATATGCATGGGAAGTAGATATGAATAACTTAAAGGTCATGGCATTATGTGCCGTTAGTTGGCCAGAGGTTTCCAGTAGGAATTGGCCTGAAGCTCCCGTTTTGGACAAAGATACATTTCATCTTACAATAAAAATGCCAACGAGGAGATTCCTATATGGCATTTGGGGTACAGACTGGGTGGACATCAATTATGTTGGAGCGGGGGTTGAGGCATATCGTAAGTCTTCGATATATGTGGAAATGGTAATTCCTCCTAATCTAATTATGAATCAATCGATAGACCAAGATTCGCTAATTGAAAAGAATTACTCGCAATTGGTATATAATAATCCTGGTTTTGCTGAGATAGGTAGCGAAGAGTTGTCGTACTTATTAGAAAACTACTCGAAACGAGTTAAGTTAGTAGATACAAGACTGGCGGATGAATATGAAGTTTCGAAAATTCAGGATTCGGTTTTATATAAGGACTCTGAAGGTCAAGAACTAATCTCCGAGGGAAACAAAGTTCTAATCTTCTATTCTGATATTGGATATAGGAGTTCAGTTGTGGTTAAGCATTTATTAGCACATGTACGTGAAAAAAAGAAAGGTGACGATATAAACGTATACAATTTGCGGGGTGGCATACTGGCATGGATTAATTCAGGAGGTAGCGTTGTTGATTCTGCCAATGAGAAAACAAACAAAATTAGCGTTGATGCTGATTACCGCATATGTCTGCCGGAAGGCTACATCTTTGTTCCAACTAAATAG
- a CDS encoding glutamate-5-semialdehyde dehydrogenase, translated as MSMQDMAKQARLAGIRLAAADSETKNKALQAVIDGLRANTARIIEANTHDMEGAEADGLAKPLLKRLKFDEPKIETVIAGIESLIGLDEPVGKVQSVTELDGGLELSRVACPIGVIGVIFESRPDALVQIGTLCLKSGNACLLKGGSEAAETNRVLADVLIEAGDKAGLPSGWLGLMETRQEVSQMLGLDEYIDLIIPRGSNEFVRHIMDNSRIPVMGHADGICHVYVDEGADIHMAVRIVEDSKCQYPAVCNAAETVLVHSKIADVFLSKMKDTLEARGVDLRGDDRTVELIGCKPASEQDWRTEYLDLVLAVKVVDSLDEAVEHINEYGSGHTDAIVTKEQQSAEKFMQRVDSADVLVNCSTRFADGYRFGLGAEVGISTSKLHARGPVGLDGLMTYKYRLIGNGHIVADYAEGRKKFTHRKLQ; from the coding sequence ATGAGCATGCAGGACATGGCAAAGCAGGCACGTCTGGCGGGGATCCGCCTGGCTGCCGCTGACAGTGAAACGAAAAATAAGGCTTTGCAGGCTGTAATCGACGGTTTGCGGGCTAATACGGCTCGAATCATCGAAGCGAATACTCACGATATGGAGGGCGCAGAGGCCGATGGGCTTGCAAAACCTTTGCTCAAACGGCTGAAATTCGATGAACCCAAGATCGAGACCGTCATTGCAGGTATCGAAAGTCTGATAGGACTCGATGAGCCGGTGGGAAAGGTGCAGAGCGTGACCGAGCTGGACGGCGGACTGGAGCTGAGCAGGGTTGCATGTCCGATAGGCGTGATCGGCGTCATTTTTGAGTCACGCCCCGACGCCCTGGTACAGATAGGCACACTGTGTCTCAAGAGCGGCAACGCATGTCTGCTCAAGGGCGGATCCGAGGCGGCCGAGACGAACCGGGTGCTGGCCGACGTGCTGATCGAGGCCGGCGATAAGGCGGGACTGCCCAGCGGCTGGCTCGGCCTGATGGAAACACGGCAAGAGGTATCCCAGATGCTGGGTCTGGATGAATATATCGATCTGATCATACCGCGCGGCAGCAACGAGTTCGTTCGGCATATCATGGACAATTCGCGCATCCCCGTAATGGGGCACGCGGACGGAATATGTCATGTGTACGTGGACGAGGGTGCGGACATACATATGGCCGTGCGGATCGTGGAGGATTCAAAATGTCAATATCCCGCGGTGTGCAATGCGGCTGAGACGGTGCTTGTGCATTCGAAGATCGCGGATGTATTCCTGAGCAAGATGAAGGATACTCTGGAGGCGCGCGGCGTCGATCTGCGGGGCGATGATCGAACGGTGGAGCTGATCGGATGCAAACCTGCAAGCGAGCAGGACTGGCGAACGGAATATCTGGACCTGGTGCTGGCGGTGAAGGTAGTCGACTCGCTGGACGAGGCCGTCGAGCATATAAACGAATACGGCTCGGGGCACACCGATGCGATCGTCACGAAGGAGCAGCAATCAGCGGAAAAGTTCATGCAGCGTGTGGATTCGGCGGACGTTCTGGTCAACTGCAGCACACGCTTCGCGGACGGATATCGGTTCGGCTTGGGCGCGGAAGTGGGTATCAGCACCAGCAAGCTGCACGCCAGGGGCCCGGTCGGGCTGGACGGCTTGATGACGTATAAGTATCGGCTGATAGGTAACGGGCATATCGTAGCGGACTATGCCGAGGGACGCAAAAAATTCACCCACAGAAAGTTGCAATAG